From Deltaproteobacteria bacterium, the proteins below share one genomic window:
- a CDS encoding Stp1/IreP family PP2C-type Ser/Thr phosphatase has product MILRAAARSDVGMRRRGNEDRFALVPEQGLYLVADGMGGHTAGQIASQLAAEAAARAINALEGASAAPSEKLRMVVTAANRAIYLAAQRQPEYAGMGTTIVAVLAAGERCALAHVGDSRAYLVRRGRIRQLTDDHSIVGELLRRHEISADAAREHPHRHVLTRALGVRESVEPDLAELTPAPGDVFVLCSDGLTNHVEDGELAKFVSETSDLQEACEDLVDLANGRGGEDNVTVVLARVDAE; this is encoded by the coding sequence ATGATTCTGAGAGCGGCCGCACGCAGCGATGTCGGGATGCGCCGGCGAGGGAACGAGGACCGCTTTGCGCTCGTGCCCGAGCAGGGGCTCTATCTCGTCGCGGACGGCATGGGCGGACACACCGCGGGCCAGATCGCGAGCCAGCTCGCCGCCGAAGCGGCTGCTCGCGCCATCAACGCGCTCGAAGGCGCCTCGGCCGCGCCCAGCGAAAAGCTGCGCATGGTCGTGACCGCCGCGAACCGCGCGATCTACCTCGCGGCGCAGCGCCAGCCCGAGTACGCCGGCATGGGCACCACGATCGTGGCGGTGCTCGCGGCCGGGGAGCGCTGTGCGCTCGCGCACGTGGGCGACAGCCGCGCCTACCTCGTGCGCCGCGGCCGCATCCGTCAGCTCACCGACGACCACTCGATCGTGGGCGAGCTGCTGCGCCGCCACGAGATCTCCGCCGACGCCGCGCGCGAGCATCCGCACCGCCACGTGCTGACGCGCGCGCTCGGCGTGCGCGAGAGCGTCGAGCCCGATCTCGCGGAGCTCACGCCGGCGCCCGGCGACGTGTTCGTGCTGTGCTCCGACGGCCTCACGAATCACGTCGAAGATGGCGAGCTCGCGAAGTTCGTCAGCGAGACGAGCGACCTGCAGGAAGCGTGCGAGGACCTCGTCGACCTCGCCAACGGCCGCGGCGGCGAGGACAACGTCACCGTCGTGCTCGCGCGCGTCGACGCCGAATGA